In one Ostreibacterium oceani genomic region, the following are encoded:
- a CDS encoding anthranilate synthase component II has product MAQPKLLMIDNYDSFVYNLVQYFSELGCEVVVARNDQITVEAIRSLDPRWIVLSPGPRTPNEAGVCLSIVQQLSDEYPILGVCLGHQTIAQAFGGDIVHAKHIMHGKVSQVYHNGDGLYQGIESPVCVTRYHSLVVAPQSMPACLDVTGYVLDEHGELEEVMSFCHKSKPIYGVQFHPESIMTESGHQMLNNFLSLT; this is encoded by the coding sequence ATGGCACAACCAAAGTTATTAATGATAGATAACTACGACTCATTCGTGTATAACTTGGTTCAGTATTTTTCTGAACTGGGCTGCGAAGTCGTTGTTGCACGAAATGATCAGATTACGGTTGAAGCAATTCGATCATTAGATCCGCGCTGGATAGTGCTTTCCCCGGGGCCTCGCACGCCAAATGAGGCAGGTGTTTGTTTGTCCATTGTGCAACAATTGTCGGATGAGTATCCAATATTGGGTGTATGTCTAGGGCATCAAACGATTGCGCAGGCGTTTGGCGGCGATATTGTGCATGCAAAGCATATTATGCATGGTAAGGTCTCGCAGGTTTATCATAACGGCGATGGGCTTTACCAAGGGATTGAATCCCCTGTTTGTGTGACACGTTATCATTCGCTGGTAGTGGCGCCTCAATCGATGCCAGCGTGCTTGGATGTTACAGGATATGTGCTAGACGAACACGGTGAGTTAGAAGAGGTGATGAGCTTTTGTCACAAAAGCAAGCCGATTTATGGCGTACAATTTCATCCCGAATCAATTATGACCGAGTCAGGCCATCAAATGCTGAATAATTTCCTAAGTTTGACGTAA
- the pilB gene encoding type IV-A pilus assembly ATPase PilB gives MQSQYDAIISQIIKAKRATPEQIQEIQMSSLRKRTSFPRQLIAENIIGSSELLAWNHQYSNYPVVDLREILLSQELMRKADEKMVRKYAMLPVFERSGRLFVATYDPFDSIGLDAFKYSANYSAAEPLIVGVEQLEQMIEDVFAGRGDIDDLFANDAVEDEAQKQKELEELSKLLMGGGEEEEAPVVKYVSEMLLDAIRTGASDLHFEPYEHTYRVRFRKDGVLREISTPPANIRNRITARLKVMSGMDIAEKRVPQDGRIKLPVSESKVIDFRVNTLPTLWGEKIVLRILDGSAAKLNIEMLGFTDQQKALYLDAIKKPQGLVLVTGPTGSGKTVSLYTGLNILNEPTVNISTAEDPVEITLPGVNQVNIIAKQGMTFASALRAFLRQDPDIIMVGEIRDLETAEIAIKAAQTGHMVLSTLHTNDVPQTITRLGNMGVPAYNIAASVELIMAQRLVRRLCSHCKTRDRSWTEQQLVQLGFSEDEADEVKIYAPKGCDRCGGQGYAGRAGVYQVVKITPAMSEMIMNGASSIDLAEQCAKEGFWDLRQSGLDKVRKGITSIQEILRVTVD, from the coding sequence ATGCAATCTCAGTACGACGCAATTATTTCGCAGATTATCAAGGCAAAGCGAGCCACCCCCGAGCAAATCCAAGAAATTCAAATGAGTTCTTTGCGCAAGCGCACCAGTTTTCCGCGACAATTGATCGCTGAAAATATCATTGGGTCTTCGGAGCTGCTGGCTTGGAATCATCAGTATAGTAATTATCCTGTGGTTGATTTGCGCGAAATTCTATTATCACAAGAGCTGATGAGAAAGGCCGATGAGAAAATGGTGCGAAAATACGCCATGCTGCCTGTTTTTGAACGTTCTGGCCGCTTGTTCGTCGCGACCTATGATCCGTTTGATAGCATTGGTTTAGATGCGTTTAAATATTCGGCGAATTACAGCGCAGCCGAGCCACTGATTGTCGGAGTCGAGCAATTAGAGCAGATGATTGAAGATGTCTTTGCGGGTCGCGGGGATATTGATGATTTATTTGCTAACGATGCAGTCGAAGACGAAGCGCAAAAACAAAAAGAATTAGAAGAGCTCTCTAAACTATTGATGGGCGGGGGTGAGGAAGAAGAAGCCCCCGTGGTGAAGTACGTATCAGAAATGCTACTAGATGCGATACGCACAGGGGCTTCAGATTTGCATTTTGAGCCATATGAACACACGTATCGCGTCCGTTTTCGCAAAGATGGTGTGCTTAGAGAGATTTCTACGCCACCTGCCAACATTAGAAATCGTATTACTGCACGCTTAAAAGTGATGTCAGGGATGGATATCGCTGAGAAACGCGTGCCCCAAGACGGCCGAATTAAACTACCCGTTAGCGAAAGCAAAGTCATCGATTTCCGTGTCAACACGCTGCCAACCTTGTGGGGCGAAAAAATCGTTTTACGGATTTTAGACGGTAGCGCCGCTAAGCTGAATATTGAGATGCTAGGTTTTACCGATCAGCAAAAGGCACTCTATTTGGATGCCATTAAAAAGCCGCAAGGGCTAGTTTTGGTGACAGGACCAACGGGCTCTGGTAAAACCGTGTCGCTCTATACAGGACTTAATATCCTCAATGAACCAACGGTAAATATATCAACCGCTGAAGACCCAGTTGAAATCACGTTGCCTGGTGTGAATCAGGTCAATATTATCGCCAAGCAAGGTATGACCTTTGCATCGGCGCTACGGGCATTTTTGCGACAGGATCCAGATATTATCATGGTCGGTGAGATTCGTGACCTAGAGACAGCGGAGATCGCAATCAAAGCCGCGCAAACTGGGCACATGGTTTTATCTACATTGCACACAAATGATGTGCCGCAGACGATTACCCGATTAGGGAATATGGGGGTGCCAGCGTATAATATTGCTGCATCCGTTGAGCTGATTATGGCGCAGCGGTTGGTGCGACGTTTATGTTCGCATTGTAAAACGCGCGATCGTAGCTGGACGGAGCAACAATTGGTGCAATTAGGCTTTAGCGAAGATGAGGCCGACGAAGTCAAGATTTATGCACCCAAGGGCTGTGACCGTTGTGGCGGTCAAGGTTATGCGGGGCGGGCAGGGGTTTATCAAGTCGTTAAAATTACCCCAGCGATGTCTGAAATGATTATGAATGGTGCAAGTTCAATAGATCTTGCGGAGCAATGTGCAAAAGAAGGGTTTTGGGATTTGCGGCAATCTGGATTGGATAAAGTCCGCAAAGGAATAACCAGTATTCAAGAAATTCTCAGAGTAACCGTGGACTAA